A genomic stretch from Oncorhynchus gorbuscha isolate QuinsamMale2020 ecotype Even-year linkage group LG20, OgorEven_v1.0, whole genome shotgun sequence includes:
- the LOC124007236 gene encoding fibroblast growth factor 13-like isoform X1, whose amino-acid sequence MAAAIASSLIRQKREREREKANACRCASSPNICKAGDRGPCEKPSKLNVFSRVKLFGSKKRKRIGRPEPQLKGIVTRLYSRTGFCLQMQADGTIDGTKDEDNSYAVFNLIPVGLRVVAIQGVQTKLYLAMNNDGFLYTSEHFTPECKFKESVFENYYVTYSSMLYRQQQSGRAWYLGLNKEGVVMKGNHVKKNKPSGHFIPKPLKVAMYREPSLHDLTEFSHSGSGTPTKSRSASALLNGGGKTLSQNEQST is encoded by the exons ATGGCCGCTGCGATCGCCAGCTCCCTCATTCGGCAAAAGAGGGAGCGGGAGCGGGAGAAGGCGAATGCCTGCCGCTGCGCAAGCAGTCCGAATATTTGCAAAGCAGGGGACAGGGGACCCTGTGAGAAACCGAGCAAGCTGAACGTGTTCTCACGCGTCAAACTCTTTGGCTCTAAGAAACGGAAGAGAATAGGTCGACCAG AGCCCCAGCTCAAGGGGATAGTGACGAGGCTGTACAGCCGCACAGGCTTCTGCCTTCAGATGCAAGCTGATGGAACCATCGATGGAACCAAGGACGAGGACAACAGCTATG CTGTGTTCAACCTCATTCCTGTTGGGCTGCGAGTGGTGGCCATCCAGGGGGTTCAGACCAAGCTTTACCTAGCCATGAACAACGACGGCTTCCTCTACACTTCG GAACACTTCACCCCGGAGTGTAAGTTCAAGGAGTCAGTGTTTGAGAACTACTACGTGACCTACTCCTCCATGCTCTACAGACAGCAGCAGTCTGGCAGGGCCTGGTACCTTGGCCTCAATAAAGAGGGAGTCGTCATGAAAGGGAATCATGTGAAGAAGAATAAACCATCAGGCCACTTCATCCCCAAGCCACTGAAAG TTGCCATGTACAGGGAACCCTCTCTCCATGATCTGACCGAGTTCTCCCACTCCGGCAGCGGCACTCCCACTAAGAGCCGTAGTGCATCAGCCCTGCTGAATGGAGGAGGGAAGACACTGAGCCAGAACGAGCAGTCCACATAG
- the LOC124007236 gene encoding fibroblast growth factor 13-like isoform X2: MGREISPEEPQLKGIVTRLYSRTGFCLQMQADGTIDGTKDEDNSYAVFNLIPVGLRVVAIQGVQTKLYLAMNNDGFLYTSEHFTPECKFKESVFENYYVTYSSMLYRQQQSGRAWYLGLNKEGVVMKGNHVKKNKPSGHFIPKPLKVAMYREPSLHDLTEFSHSGSGTPTKSRSASALLNGGGKTLSQNEQST, from the exons ATGGGAAGAGAAATATCTCCTGAAG AGCCCCAGCTCAAGGGGATAGTGACGAGGCTGTACAGCCGCACAGGCTTCTGCCTTCAGATGCAAGCTGATGGAACCATCGATGGAACCAAGGACGAGGACAACAGCTATG CTGTGTTCAACCTCATTCCTGTTGGGCTGCGAGTGGTGGCCATCCAGGGGGTTCAGACCAAGCTTTACCTAGCCATGAACAACGACGGCTTCCTCTACACTTCG GAACACTTCACCCCGGAGTGTAAGTTCAAGGAGTCAGTGTTTGAGAACTACTACGTGACCTACTCCTCCATGCTCTACAGACAGCAGCAGTCTGGCAGGGCCTGGTACCTTGGCCTCAATAAAGAGGGAGTCGTCATGAAAGGGAATCATGTGAAGAAGAATAAACCATCAGGCCACTTCATCCCCAAGCCACTGAAAG TTGCCATGTACAGGGAACCCTCTCTCCATGATCTGACCGAGTTCTCCCACTCCGGCAGCGGCACTCCCACTAAGAGCCGTAGTGCATCAGCCCTGCTGAATGGAGGAGGGAAGACACTGAGCCAGAACGAGCAGTCCACATAG